A region from the bacterium genome encodes:
- a CDS encoding Ku protein, translating into MRPIWSGAVSFGLVTIPVRLYPATTSRRPKFRQLRQQDHSPIRYRKVADADGREVPREEIVRGYEFEKGRYVVLTDEEIAAAAYQGGPRIVDVAAFVDALQIDPVYYRTSYYLEPGPTGEKAYHLLRTALAETDRVAIATVAIRSRQHLAAIRPQKDLLVLETMYWPDEIRAADFENLETEVEPLESELAMAKMLIENLATDFEPEHWTDTTREKIEELVRQKIEGKEIVASETQEPTRVVDLLEALKASVEATMEQTAHRKAG; encoded by the coding sequence ATGCGACCAATATGGAGCGGCGCCGTATCGTTCGGCCTGGTGACCATTCCCGTTCGCCTGTACCCGGCCACGACCAGCCGGCGGCCCAAGTTCCGCCAGCTCCGCCAGCAGGACCACAGCCCGATCAGGTATCGCAAGGTTGCCGATGCCGACGGTCGCGAGGTCCCTCGGGAGGAGATCGTGCGCGGGTACGAGTTCGAGAAGGGCCGGTACGTGGTCCTGACCGATGAGGAGATCGCCGCGGCCGCCTACCAGGGCGGCCCCCGCATCGTCGATGTGGCGGCCTTCGTCGACGCGCTCCAGATTGACCCCGTCTACTACCGCACCTCCTACTACCTGGAACCCGGTCCCACCGGAGAGAAGGCCTACCACCTCCTCCGGACCGCCCTGGCCGAGACCGACCGGGTCGCGATCGCAACCGTGGCGATCAGGTCCCGCCAGCACCTGGCAGCGATCAGGCCGCAGAAAGACCTGCTCGTTCTGGAGACCATGTACTGGCCGGACGAGATCCGCGCCGCCGACTTCGAGAACCTCGAGACGGAGGTGGAGCCTCTGGAGAGCGAGTTGGCAATGGCCAAGATGCTGATCGAGAACCTCGCCACGGATTTCGAGCCCGAGCATTGGACGGACACCACCCGCGAGAAGATCGAGGAACTGGTGCGCCAGAAGATCGAGGGCAAGGAAATCGTCGCCTCGGAGACCCAGGAACCGACCCGGGTGGT